The sequence CCATTATTCTCGACATCTACACCTAGGCTATATCTTCGAGAACCATTATTCTTGGCATCTACACCTGGGCTATATCTCCAAGAACCATTATTCTCGGCATCTAGTAAGTATACACTTGGGCTATATCTCCGAGATCAAGATGGATGTCCATGTTGTGCTGTTCTTTATGAGCACCCTTCTCTGGAAAGGTAtatacacaccaaacacacacatactgtatattgtatgtGTATATTGAGTATATCTGTATGTATCCGTGTATAACTAATCAGTTAATAGTACGATCAGTGCATTAAAAAAGCCACTTTCCATCATCACATAAACAGCATGTTTTGTGTGATGTTTCAGTGCATTCCCTAAAGTGTATTAAGTGCATCCCAGAGTCAGAGACATCTTTGAACTGTACCAACACTGAGATGGACTGCCCTAATGGAAAGTGTCTGAGTCTGGGAATAACAACCTACACCGGTAAGCATGGAAGCGGCTTGGAGTCCTCCTGTTTGAAGGAACCAAAAgacctctctctgttcttcagtTTTGGCCCTCTCTTGTTCTTCCCACCACTTTGACACTTCTTTGCCCTTATGCACTACAGTGGGCTTGAAAGCAAATCATATCAACATGAAGTTCTGCTCAACGCCAGGACAGTGTCCCTCCGGAACAATCAATTATGGGATGGTAGTGTCAAGCTATAAAAGTCAGTGCTGTGGGACCAACCTGTGCAATGCTCAGGACATGCCAGGTGAGTATACATCAGTCAATACGAACCAAATAAGACTGGACTGGATAATTTGTAGATTGTAGAATTGTAGACAACTAGTAAACAGGCACTTATCATGAACACGTAACTCTGTAGAATGAGGAagagtagcctaatgttttcccAATAATTTGTTGTGAATTTCTTCTAGATATACCACTCGTCAGCTCAAAAAATGGCCAGAAGTGTTTTACCTGTGCAGGACCGGATTGTTCATCCACAGTGGATTGTTTAGGAGATGAAAATCGTTGTATCAAATCAAGAGGTCTGTCTTTAATTGATCACAAAATGTTTACTTTCATTCACTGTAGTTGATGGCCTGTACTGTAATTGTTAtggtttctctctgtctctcttctttgCTGATATGGCCACAGTAATCACTGGTAGTGGCGTCACCATGACACTGAAAGGATGTGCCTCGGAGAATTTATGTGGGGCGTCCCAATCCCAGGTACTCCCCAACATCCACACAAGCTCTGTGTGCTGCGAGGGAAGTCTGTGTAACCATGGCGAGCACTCGCGgtttgctctctccctccttctgatGGCCTTGTCCTCCCTCATCCTCACCCTCTGAACCACCTCTTTTTGTTTGAAGGGAGTATGAGATCATCTCAGTTCTTATTAGCCAGAGGTTACAAAACCTGTTCCACGCTCCATGGATTGCATGTCTGCCATAGGCACCCTTGTTAAAGGCATGTCCATGGCTTGTTAAAtgctgtgttttttatttttttgttgttcttttttCTTTAGCAGGATCATATCAGATTTTCTTGATAATTCACTTTTAACTCTGTGCCAAGTAAATACGTATGGGAATGAGATATAAGTCTGTGATTTCTTGCAAATCCAAAGGCATTGGAAAATCAGCTTAAGCAATCAGCAGCTAAAATCTTAGGTTTTTGGACATGGCTGATCAACAAGGATGTGACATTTCAGTTGACATTTCTTGGTTTTGACATCTGGCAATAGATAGTGTAAATATTATGAATTTTAGTCATGAGTAATATGATAATTATTCAAAATAGTTTAACTGCTAAATGGTTTTATTACTCGTTTTATTTCATTGTGTAAGCATGAGCCTGGCTCAGGAAATCTTTGTGTGATTATGTGATAAAACATTCCAGACAATCAATAATCAATAACCCAGTTTTTAATCATGTATCTGTGTTACCTGAGACTTTCAAAAAGATTTACTTCAaagcaaaaataaatgttttattcaTACACCTGTCCAAGCGTCATTATCAGGTTTTAAATGGTTACTAATCAAAAGATCAATCAGGACACACATGTTTCTGAggctagtgtctgtgtgtgtaggcatgacTGCTAAGTGTGAGTTGAGTGAGAAAGGGACTGTGTCttggagaggaggaagatgccATTTTGGGCGTCTATATCATCAGATGATCACATGCCTCCCTCTGTTGGATACAGTAGGTATGACAAACTAAATTGTGCTTGGCAGGTGCTTTTACTaaaagcagagaatgtctaataaggggagaactgccactctcggaaaacttccggtttctgaactggttgcagttccttctgtggttgcacatgagggcgctcgtccacgagtgcagaatgcatggaggtctatggagctgtacccctcaaaatccacttttcttgggatataatttttttccaagtaatttgagtattgcattcgaaaggggagacaaagaaaatacacttggttgagtattatattttttaaagtcccttaattgttctaaaaagcctttcaaatgtgtcaatgacgtcattcattagcacaatgctagcgtgttatgtgcaacaacgacccaacctgtaagaaatcaaaaggacataagtactcgttcattcaacttttgatcTATAACctatgttgaagttatacaaactacaatcaaatctgagatttgtcaacgacaatcaggtgaaagagaccaatttagctgtctagctccattgactcccattcattctgcactcattgcgatcgcccccagtggaactctggtggaactgcatccaaaattcggtacaatgggacttaatacggagtggcaaggctctccgtagacgggctctgctaaaagtgaaaaaatacaTAAGTTTAGCCAAGCATATGGCAATGTAATCCACCTTTCAGGGTTGGGACCAAAATGTGAAGACAGACTTTCAGCAATATTTAATAGGACTATATTTTCTTCTTTTCACGGTTATTCGGAGTTTAGAGTTAAGAGTTTTACTAGAATTGAGCACATTGACATTGCAATGCCTTTGTCTATAATGTTGTGAGTAGAACtgtgttaacccttaaaggtgtaggtttttgaacgttctaagttccgcaacaattgaaggttctaaaattctatgttgaattcaatgaacccagatattctttagaacgttcatttctcaacattcccgtcacaccagtgtgacggtactcctttatgggttaaaggagaattccggtgtgatattgacctaaagtgtgttaaaacatgataccgagtgtgaacgtatgtctcatagctcacctcggcttgtcccctgcactcagaaatctggcgctagttagcacaatgctaccaacagtgtttcgttgtggtgcctcgggcatcggcctagctatgcaaataaatcactgttttacaccatttacgaggcttaaagtagctccatacttcattggtagacttccgagggccttgacatttaaaacgagacatggagaactttgaaaaagcactggtagtttgtttacaagacgatttatacagacagtaccttaaggaattttaccattcaacgccatcttgaatttagtcacgataagtcgagctagtacgaatgaacagggatcagattccaaaaataattcagtggaaatgcatggattcagttgcttccagtagcagcaactggaatccatgcatttttaCGGAATTATTTTTATATCACACCTGAATCAACAGGTGAACATGTTCGTTGAAC is a genomic window of Alosa sapidissima isolate fAloSap1 chromosome 10, fAloSap1.pri, whole genome shotgun sequence containing:
- the LOC121720269 gene encoding phospholipase A2 inhibitor subunit gamma B-like isoform X2 — protein: MHSLKCIKCIPESETSLNCTNTEMDCPNGKCLSLGITTYTVGLKANHINMKFCSTPGQCPSGTINYGMVVSSYKSQCCGTNLCNAQDMPDIPLVSSKNGQKCFTCAGPDCSSTVDCLGDENRCIKSRVITGSGVTMTLKGCASENLCGASQSQVLPNIHTSSVCCEGSLCNHGEHSRFALSLLLMALSSLILTL
- the LOC121720269 gene encoding phospholipase A2 inhibitor subunit gamma B-like isoform X1, which encodes MDVHVVLFFMSTLLWKVHSLKCIKCIPESETSLNCTNTEMDCPNGKCLSLGITTYTVGLKANHINMKFCSTPGQCPSGTINYGMVVSSYKSQCCGTNLCNAQDMPDIPLVSSKNGQKCFTCAGPDCSSTVDCLGDENRCIKSRVITGSGVTMTLKGCASENLCGASQSQVLPNIHTSSVCCEGSLCNHGEHSRFALSLLLMALSSLILTL